The Camelina sativa cultivar DH55 chromosome 18, Cs, whole genome shotgun sequence DNA window agttattttcAATTTAAAGCAAAACTAatagtaaaattaaaatcaataattattattttcaagatataaaaattgaaattaaaactgGAAATTATAATCAATTAGTAAGGGAATTGCTTATGTTTAcattaacaattaaaaacatcaatttattatttgatttatttaaataaaactttttttttgttatttaataaaagCAATATATTTGAatgtcaaaaacaaaagcacacaatatttatttttaatatatagaagatagaagatccaaaaaattgattttgcaaaacaatatatttaactgtagcaaaaataatatatatatatatgtattcaaaAGATGTATacaaaattcagttatataatattaaacatGTCTTAATTTCAACAACTATAAACTATTTCATGTagcaatttattatttttggtttttaatagtatacataaaaaaacttttaaaaaatttttggTCAATGCTCGAGTCAGTCGACCAGTATACTAGAATTGTATGTTTATGGTGTTAACCAAatgacgtcatatagttcatacatgtaataatataatacatatatttcgtgTAGTTAAagatatgatattatatttgATATGTGTGACCATCCCTTCTCTCATACTTCATGTAGctagcaatattttttttcataatggtaTAAAAACTATGAGCGTAGTTATCAAATTAATGTGTTGTGCATGCTTAATACATATTGTGGCATTGTTACCAAACTACCGTActcttataataataataaaaaactcaTTTACACCAACCTACTCTTATTGTCAAAAATATGTCAATAAGGGGAACATCGAATAATGACTAAAATGATTGTAATCCTTTATTCATAcaatccaaaaaacaaaaaaagctatGGAGAGGAGAGCTAGTATCCTTCCATTGGTCATAGCCAGAGTGGACCTGGCTAAGAAGGCGCAAAAAGCTCAGAATCCTCTTATTCCGCAAGGAGGTCAAAAAGGTGGCGGCTATGACAAAAATAAGAGCCGCAAGAGTGCAGTTTGATGTGGAGTTGATGTATGCGGAGGTAAGATTGGGTTATGTATCTGCCTTTCCAAGGTTGTTCCCCGGAAGATTGATGAATACGCACCGACGGGAAAGCCAGCAACATCTCTGATAATAGAGTTGGGCAAAATATCTGAACCCGAAATCTAATCCGAATTCGATTTAAAATAGTTGATCCAAACCCAAACTTAAAAATATCCGATTGGATACTTTTAGTAAATGAATTGGGTATCCGAACCCAATTAGGTATATCTGAACATCCGAGTAAATACTTGAAACCatccaaagttatatatttctaacaatagatttagttatttataagttttgtctgtaattttataatcacTATACAAGTGTTAGGAATTAGTGAACAAAGAATGagacaaaattcaaaagaagcGTGGAGGACAAGTAGTGCCAGCTCAGGTGATGAATCAAATTCAGGACCACAAGCTGTAGAAATCCGTTTTTGTCGTCGAGCAATAAACGCAAAAGCAAAAGGGGAATTCATCTTATTTGCTCCCTGCAAAAAGACCTAGTGATGTCACTACAATAACGCTGAGGAGAGGCAATGTTGTAGAAGCGGCTAGAAGGTGAACTAGAGTTATTGAGCAAGCAACTATTTAAAGGAAGTGTATGTATCAGAGAGAGAATAAAGTTAAATAgtgagaacaaaaacaaagagtaacttgtgttttgtgttcttcgggaaacagagagagacaagagagattGAATCGAGTGAGCTTGTAAGGGGTTCAGTCGGTGAGAGATTTCTTTGTGTTAAAACTATGTGATTAGTGGATTCTAGGAGACAAATCCCGGCCCAGACGTAGTTTCGTCGTTAATGGAAGTGAACTGGGTAAACATTTGTTTGGTATGCTCtattttgttctattttctTGGTTCTGTTGCGTTTTGAGTTGGTTGAGTGTCTTACAAACTTAGTTAAGTTCTCCAAATCCGTAGTTTAAGCTTAGTCAAACTAAAGACTTCAATTTTAGCCTCTGTTTAGCTTCTTAGCAAgaaattagttttcattttaatatgtTAGTTTGGAtagattatatgattattttgaCCATCTATTGTGTAAACGTCTGAGATACTTCCGGTACTAACATAACTCCCAGCTCCAATAACGTTAATAAGGATCGACGCACCgatatttctcatattttcagGCGTTACATGGTGAACTTGATAAACTATTTGTTCTATCCATTGTAGAAAACGTtcattgaataatttttttgagtGTTACATTAGCAAATCTGTCCATTGctactgtttaaagttttatacagtatttgttttacaaaaggTGTTATAATACATTTTCAATGCTACTACTGTTTATTGAAATTAAATCACTTTCTAAATATGGACATACATGTAgtagagtttaattttttttattaatttgtctGTAACGTGTCAAATCCCGTACATCATATTATCGTGTTTTACGTTCAACATTCAACATTCAAGATCTTTCCAAGGCTTTTGCTCTTTTCTTACTTCGTTTAGTAAAGAGCGATGCCTCACAGGATTTCgtatagttaaaacaaaaagtcaaaacaagaTTCATTCATACCCTCACATAACTCCATAAATCCAAAACAAACGAAAATAACATTCTTAGTTTTTGCGGTATatataaaactcaaaagaaattgATAGAAATGATGGTGCTAGGGTTTACGCATTAAAGCTTATGTATGTGTTTCTCAGTCATAAACAGTCAGCTTCTTATACTCCTCACCTTTGATGGCTAACCACATGACATCTTCAGGATTCACGATCCCACCTTCTTCAAGAAACAGAGTTAGTAGATTCTTCGAAAACCCGCTAACCATAGCTACTCCTTTCTGGTTAGCCACCACGGGTGTAGCCGACGAGTCTCTCAAGTTCCAAAATACCATTTCCGGAACATTCTGAAAACCGTTCTCCTTATACTTCCTCTGAACCACCTCATAATCTGTCTCCCATTTCTCCTTGGACTGTTGCTTTGATATCTTCAACCGTTCCTCCACACTCAACGAGTAATTCACCTCTGAATGTCTGTCTGCCATTGCATCATCGAACTCCATGTCACTGAACACAAACAACCGCTTGACCATCTGGTCATTGGTTAGTTTATTCTCGACTACAACCTCCAGAATCCGATCAAACACCTTCTGGAAATCCGTGTTCATTCCCCAATCCATTTGTCTAACAAACTCAGTCTTTTCCATCAGACTCGAACCCTTAATAATATGAAGCTGCGGGTTTTCGCTAAAGGTAATAACTTTCCCTTTCCAAGGCTCTTCATTAAGTTCTGAAACCAGTAGCCCAAGCGCTACACAAACCTCCATAGGTGTACCTGACATGCTTCCCGAGACATCGCAAACCGCCAGTGAACTCTTCATCTTCCCTTTCTTGGCAAGATCATCCACCATTCTCGCCCACTGAAGCTCTGCAACTTCAGAGCCAACATCACTCTCATCATTACACTCCAGCTGGTTTATTATCTCGTGAGGAAGCAACGCACCAGcagcaatcttcttcttccctgaTTTCACATCCTCCAAAAACTTACTAAACCTCTCACCATCATGTTCCGCAAAGAGCTTCTTGTAATTCTTCATAGCCACAGAAGCAACTCGATTGTACTTCAACAAATCCCATTCCTTTGCACTCATAGACAACTCAGGCAATTCAAGCGCTTTATGCAATGGCACAAGAACCTCTTTCCTCAACCGATCCCTAATCCTATAAGCATAATGTGCTTCTTCGATTCCTTCATACTCATCTCTAGAAAACAACCTTCTAGCAATTGCCTCACATATCAAAGTAGTCTTATCATACGAAGAATCAACGGAAGGACACCATTTCGAAGCTAAACTAATCTTATTCAGGTCATTCGAACTCAAACACTTCAAATCCGATTTCAACAAACCAGCAAACAAATCAGCAATTCTATCAAAGAGTAATTTGTAATTAGCATCAGAGTTATACCTCTCTAAAGCTTTCTTCGCCTTTTCGAACTCTCTCTGTTTCCGTAAAGCCCTAGCCTTTATCTTATCAACAGGACCACTAATCTCCTCCGCGTTCTCCAGTATCCGATCTTCCATTTCACCGGAAAGCTCAGACCTTTTCTCACTCTTCCCTTTGAACTTCCTCtgaatcttcttcctccaaacCCGACTCTTCCCTCTCTCAATCTGCTGACCTTCTAAGATCCGAAACAGAATCTCAGGCAAGTCTTTGAAATACCCAAAATCAACAAGAGCAGGGAGATTCAAAGCTAGGGTCTTTGGGTGATTCTTGTAAAGCCAAAACGCAGCTGTGTAAAACCCTTCTCTATCTGATTTCCCAGTTCCTCTAACTCCTCTGAGATTGCAGACGAGCTTCAACGTAGTCAAAGGATCATGAGACCAAGAAATCGCAAGCCTTTGGATCAGATCATCGGGACGCGTGTCGGGGACgatgtggaagaagaaatcTAGAAATGGGTTCCCGGAGGAGAGAAACGTCGGCGAGAAGTTCTCGGTTAGACCCATTGGTGGAGGTTCTTGGAGGGTTAGTGTGGCGGTTTGGGAGATCAAAGTTTGATCATCGGAAACAGAGGTTTCTGGTGAAATGGTGGTGAGTGGTTTGACGAGCGGGGTGTTTCCGGCGACGGAAGGTGGACCCAAAAGGGTCGGAGTCCAAGAAGCCATTGAATCTGTTGTAACTTGTGATGATCTCGGACTTTTTTTTCAAGTCCTTATCGaattgtttttgactttttttgaCTTATAATAAGGATTTGTCTTCAAAGCATGGAAGAAACGTGGCCTCTTCTAATTAATGTGCCCATGTGATTTCTCCAGTTCTGTGTGATCATGGAGTGTTatttaataattgatatttaatAGTAATGGATTTAAAGTTCTCtgtataattaaaagaatagtatgttttttcttttgttagaggatattcaatttatataaataatagagTTCAATGGACTATTTATGAATTTAGGCCAATTACAATCCTTTTAGTGTCTAAACCGaatacaacaaaccaaacaaaatcacaaaaacaaaaccgatTTGGTTTCTTTAACCGGTTCAGAAAACCCTAATCTGTAAAGGAAAAACTCATTCGCAGCCGCCGTTCAAGAATTGCGGATACACACCGGAACAGGACCTCCAATGTGCCTGAACGCAGTGAAtcgaacggagatggtgattCAGGATCCGttgccatcccgccaccgtagagccgtggttgagaaggaagaagataactGAGCTTACCTTTGTCGAGGAGATCCAAGCTTAGTCGTGAGAGAGGAATAGCGGTAGGGAGTAGATCTGCAAACCTTCAACAGTGGCTTAGCTCCGCCTTGCCGCAGACGACCTCCCCCATCGAACAACGGCGCAACGAAACCTCCAGAATCTTCAGTCTTCAGATCTAACCACCATCTTCACTCGTTCCTCGCCGTGAATCTCCTTCTTCTGTTCTGCGTCGCTACACCGGCAATGGAGCTTTCACCGTCAGTGTCTCGCAGAGACTTCTCCCCTCCACTTCTCCCTTGACTTTGATCTGATATCTTTGCGTAGCTGATGCAGCGGTTTACGGATGAAGCACCATGAGCCACAGGGTGCTCTTCGTCGCCAGAATCAACGGAAAACCCCTCCAACGGAGCACGAGGTTGTAATcagaagagagagttttttttgagagagaaatcgcCGCGAGTGTGATCCACGCGCGCGACTTCTCTCTTTGTTGTAACTTTTTTCTCggaataaaaagaagagtatgTTTGTAAAAATGTCCTAAATGTTGTTTATAATTACAGAGATTACCATTCAATTATGTCAAAAGGTAAAGGGGAAATATGgagataaacaaaatcaaaacctgTATTTAACTAGGGCATTGAATGGTTATGGTTTTTCAACTAGTTTTTGGCTTGAGTTTTTCCAAAAATCCATTTTTtaaccattcaagattttgaaaaaaagttgattccctaaaaaatagagaatcctGATTCTAAGAGTTTTTACTAATTTcttcacaaaattcaaaatcttattTTGATGGGTTTTTGAGAATTTCCTCTacgaaaactttttttttcaattttcctttattttttttattttacaaaatctaaaaaccaaaaacaaaaagctataATCTATAATCTAAAACCCTCTTAAAATCTTCTAAACATTCATGGCCTAGATTTGAATTTGTGGTACACAGcatgataattttaattaattaagtagtatTTGGATTgttcattattattataaataataaaatacatataataagtaatttattacatattatttgattaaGACACAATTTtactaatgatttaattgttttacagaattttgttaaattactttgatttaatatgtctaatatttttgagaatttgttagaaatactccTTTAGggatatcatttttaaaaaatactttctttttggagcattttcatttttccctcttttatataattataatatgtttaattaattttgaaaattttgttttaggtttggattctctattttacactGATGATATAGTTATGAGGGGTTAGGGtatagtatttggagtttagagtttagaatttagttgttttatacatagaaaatgaCTATCTTAAAAAATTTGACAACATGAAatggtattttaaaaaagtgacgtagaaaaaaggtatttttgaaaatcccccaATATTTTAGTATTGACCAAATagttaaatgaggatttaactcAAATTTGAACATtgagttaataatattttaaatttatactaatgttaattcaaacccGCCAAGTCTATAACCCATCCCGTCATATAATTCACATTATATAGTAATTGAAACTATTTATAAGTATGATTGtcaaattttaattgataaaggaaaatataaatgaaatggAGATATTATAAGGATAATACCCGATTCAAGATATCAATATAAGAATATGATGTTATATGTAaagattgtataattataaacaaaacttgaattcacaccaaaaaaaaaacaaaagttgaattAGGAAAGTAGAAATTAAGTTAgaagagatattttaggaatcaGATTGGTTTAGCAATTTTATAGACATATTAATTGAGTACTCGATTTTGAATTGccatattttagttattagttGTGCAATTTTTTATTGAtcaactttgtaaataaatgtgtaaataagtataacttaaGGATAGAACACAAACTATActtccaaaaatgttaatatatatactccATACATTTCAAAATACaagatgttttaattaaaagaagtgtttacttttaaaaagttcaacaaATAAGAAATAACTAGGTAACAACACGCACTATATGCGAGATAAATATATGAAGATAAAATTAGTGTTATGAGTAAAGTTATTTTTGAGGATTTAAAATtgggcaattgtcataaataccactaaaataagtttttattccaaaaaataccacaatttagattttttttcccaaaaataccactaaaatgtactttttccaaaaatactatataattgaactaaagttctaataataaaaattaattcctaaattctaaatactaaaccctacccctaaaaactataccctaaaactaaatgtgtcaactcaaacctaaaaaaaaattctacatccttaaaaatctatcttttgtgtttgtggtaattttggaaaaaaattgtttgtggTATTTCTGGATAAAAAACTAACATgtggtttttttgaaaaaaaaaacttttttagtggtatttaaatgaatttctctttaaaatttgtttgtgtaaaaaccaaatatataaccTGTGAGAATATGTTTAGATCAAACTACTAtgtatcaactaaatatataatctgctctttcttcaatctatgcaagattttttattttgtttaatttttttttgtgtaagaaTATATTCACCCTTGAgtattaaataagtcaattgcctataataatgattattgtgataattttatttaatagtaatcagttttttttaatttatttaattgtttaatttaattgtttaattatttatttaactcACACACcacatttatttaattgtttaattgcctataatcaattttatttaattgtttaatttaagtatgtgaatagtaatcagttttttttaataggtgaaaAAATTCGggttttgaaaatgttataGATCTAATAA harbors:
- the LOC104760610 gene encoding uncharacterized protein LOC104760610 → MASWTPTLLGPPSVAGNTPLVKPLTTISPETSVSDDQTLISQTATLTLQEPPPMGLTENFSPTFLSSGNPFLDFFFHIVPDTRPDDLIQRLAISWSHDPLTTLKLVCNLRGVRGTGKSDREGFYTAAFWLYKNHPKTLALNLPALVDFGYFKDLPEILFRILEGQQIERGKSRVWRKKIQRKFKGKSEKRSELSGEMEDRILENAEEISGPVDKIKARALRKQREFEKAKKALERYNSDANYKLLFDRIADLFAGLLKSDLKCLSSNDLNKISLASKWCPSVDSSYDKTTLICEAIARRLFSRDEYEGIEEAHYAYRIRDRLRKEVLVPLHKALELPELSMSAKEWDLLKYNRVASVAMKNYKKLFAEHDGERFSKFLEDVKSGKKKIAAGALLPHEIINQLECNDESDVGSEVAELQWARMVDDLAKKGKMKSSLAVCDVSGSMSGTPMEVCVALGLLVSELNEEPWKGKVITFSENPQLHIIKGSSLMEKTEFVRQMDWGMNTDFQKVFDRILEVVVENKLTNDQMVKRLFVFSDMEFDDAMADRHSEVNYSLSVEERLKISKQQSKEKWETDYEVVQRKYKENGFQNVPEMVFWNLRDSSATPVVANQKGVAMVSGFSKNLLTLFLEEGGIVNPEDVMWLAIKGEEYKKLTVYD